The Chroicocephalus ridibundus chromosome 2, bChrRid1.1, whole genome shotgun sequence genome includes a region encoding these proteins:
- the LOC134511110 gene encoding microtubule nucleation factor SSNA1-like, which translates to MTQQGAVLQGYNNELVKCIEDLCMQKEELNKQIQQAEEEKNKLQHEIQVLSEQLECVCENLAQKVASRNELDKILAETEAAYMKILDSSRTLLNVLKKEVGSLKHMPELKTNVT; encoded by the coding sequence ATGACTCAGCAGGGAGCTGTTCTTCAGGGTTACAATAATGAGCTAGTGAAATGCATTGAAGACTTGTGTAtgcaaaaagaagagctgaacAAACAAATCcagcaagcagaagaggaaaaaaataagctccAGCATGAAATCCAAGTCCTGAGTGAACAACTGGAGTGTGTATGTGAAAACCTGGCCCAAAAGGTAGCTTCACGGAATGAGCTTGATAAAATTCTTGCTGAAACTGAAGCTGCTTACATGAAGATATTGGATAGTTCTAGAACTTTGCTTAATGTCCTGAAGAAGGAAGTGGGAAGCTTAAAGCATATGCCAGAACTGAAAACCAATGTAACGTGA